CGCCTGAAGGAGGGACACCATGCTGCGCCTCGCTCTGCCTAGCGACGGTGAGATGGCGGATCCCACCACCCACTTCCTCCACTCCTGTGGCCTGTCCGTGGAGCGGCCCAATGCGCGCCGCTATACCGCGGCCATTCCCGCTCTGCCCGGTGTGACGGTGCTTTTCCAGCGCTCCGGCGACATCACGTCCAAGGTGGACGAGGGCAGCGCCGACGCGGGAATCGTGGGGCTGGACCGCTACTACGAGTACCGGGTCGAAGGCGGCGACGCCATTGTGCTCATGGAGGACCTGGGCTTTAGCCGGTGCGAGCTTGTGGTGGCGATGCCGGACGCCTGGATGGACGTCACGTCCATGGCCGACCTGATAGACCTTTCCGCTGAATTGCGCGAGAAGGGCCGAGACCTTCGCGTCGCCACCAAGTACCCGCGCCTGGTGCAGCGCTACTTCTACCAGAAGGGCCTGAACTACTTCACAGTGGTGAAGGCCAGCGGCGCCATGGAGGTGGCCCCCGCCATGGGGTATGCCGACATTATCGCGGACATCTCAGCCAGCGGCACGACCCTGCGGGAGAACCGCCTGAAGACCATTGAGGATGGCACGGTCATCCGGTCGCAGGCGTGTCTCATCGCCAACCGCAAGCTTCTGCGTCGGGATCCGGCCAAGCTGGATACCGCCAAGCGTGTGCTGGAAATGATCGAGGCGCGGATGCGCGCGACGGGCTACTACAGCATTGAGGCGAACATCAAGGGGCCGTCGCCGGAGGCGGTGGCGCGGCAGGTCTGCGAGTCGCCCGAGCTGGCGGGGCTCCAGGGGCCGACGGTCGCTCCCGTGTATAGCAAAGAGGGCGAGAAGGGGTGGTACTCGGTGACGGTGGTCGTGGAGCATGAGCGGCTGCTGGATACGGTGGAGCACCTGCGGCACGCGGGCGCGATGAGCCTGACGGTGACCCCTGCGAGCTACGTCTTCGGCGGGGAATGCCAGGCCTACCGCGGCCTGCTGGACGAACTGAAGCGCGAGGGGCCGCCGCGCTAGCGAACGATCTCGGTCAGTACGTAGAGAAAAGCCGCCCGCGGGATTCCCCGCGGGCGGCTTTGTCGTCTGGACTGGTCGCGGCGCTAGTGTGAGCCGGTCGTGGCGGCTGGGTTGCCCACCTTGAGAAGGCCCAGAGCACCCTTGCCGGGGTACGCGAATGCGTGCGTGACGATGGGATACAGGCCCTCGTTCGGGACTGTGAGTTCGACGACGTATCCTCCGCCGGGCGGAATGGTCACCGTCTGCATGCCGCGCTGCACGTTGGCGGGGTTCCCATCCGCGTACGCCTTGTCGAAGATGGCGCCCACCATATGGAAGGCAGAGAACAGATTGGGCCCCGCGTTCATCACGTATATCCTGACGCGCTCGCCGGAGTTGGCGGTCAACGGAGCGTCCTTGTACTGCTCGGCGTACCCGTTGAACGTCACGTAGTCGGGCTGGACAGCCGTCATCTTGCTCCAGTCACCCTCCATGACGCCAGCCTGTGCGCTCTGTTTGAGGTAGAACTCGCTCTGCACCAGCACATACTCCTTCGCCGGAGGCAGAGGCTCCGCCGGGTCCACGATGATGGCGCCGTACATACCGTTGGAGATGTGCAGGAGCGCTGGCGCGGAGCCGCAGTGGTACATGAACACACCCGGATATTCGGCCTTCCACGTGTACGAAAGCGTTTCGCCGGGGAGGATGCTCTTGTAGTTCTTGTCCCACGGCGTCTGCGCGGCGTGGAAGTCCATGGAATGGCTCAGGGTGCCCTTGTTGACCAGGGTGAACTCGATGTAGTCCCCTTGCTTGACGCGAAGGGCCGGGCCGGGGACCGTGCCGCCGAACGTCCAGACCTTGGCCCGGACTCCCTCCGCCACGGAGACCACCTTTTCCTCGATGGTGAGGGTGATCTTGTGCGTCGTGCCGGCGGGAGCGGGCTGGAGCGACGCGGGATAGGTCGTGTGCGGTGCCGCGTGAGCGGCGGCGGGTTGGGATGTCTGCCCAGGAGCTGGCGCCGCCGGACCTGCCGTGGCGAGGCC
This portion of the Dehalococcoidia bacterium genome encodes:
- the hisG gene encoding ATP phosphoribosyltransferase; its protein translation is MLRLALPSDGEMADPTTHFLHSCGLSVERPNARRYTAAIPALPGVTVLFQRSGDITSKVDEGSADAGIVGLDRYYEYRVEGGDAIVLMEDLGFSRCELVVAMPDAWMDVTSMADLIDLSAELREKGRDLRVATKYPRLVQRYFYQKGLNYFTVVKASGAMEVAPAMGYADIIADISASGTTLRENRLKTIEDGTVIRSQACLIANRKLLRRDPAKLDTAKRVLEMIEARMRATGYYSIEANIKGPSPEAVARQVCESPELAGLQGPTVAPVYSKEGEKGWYSVTVVVEHERLLDTVEHLRHAGAMSLTVTPASYVFGGECQAYRGLLDELKREGPPR
- a CDS encoding multicopper oxidase domain-containing protein, producing MNRYTRRLGHWTSGGLVAVLGLVLAGCTGLATAGPAAPAPGQTSQPAAAHAAPHTTYPASLQPAPAGTTHKITLTIEEKVVSVAEGVRAKVWTFGGTVPGPALRVKQGDYIEFTLVNKGTLSHSMDFHAAQTPWDKNYKSILPGETLSYTWKAEYPGVFMYHCGSAPALLHISNGMYGAIIVDPAEPLPPAKEYVLVQSEFYLKQSAQAGVMEGDWSKMTAVQPDYVTFNGYAEQYKDAPLTANSGERVRIYVMNAGPNLFSAFHMVGAIFDKAYADGNPANVQRGMQTVTIPPGGGYVVELTVPNEGLYPIVTHAFAYPGKGALGLLKVGNPAATTGSH